AAATGAACTATGTAAGTTTAGCAATCAAACATCAACCATTTAAAACCAAGGAAGAAATGAATCAAGCCATTATATCTCATATTGTAGAGCATGGTGGGCATTTGTCAGCTACAGATATCGAGATGATCCCTCTTTTGTCCAGATAAGCGTGTAAGTATCCAGGGGTGGCGTATCTCAAAAATGATACGATTGCCGATTTAATTGGGAGAAGCAGAAGAACGGTGATTCGCGTATTGAATAAGCTAGTCGAGTATTCCATTATTACCCGCATTGAAAATATGCGCCCTAACAGAGGTGGAAATGGGGCGAATTTGTATATTATTAACCCTTCTGTCACCCGGAATGTGTCACGTGGCCAGGAAGCTAAAAAAGCAGAAGCCTCAACGGATTTAGCTACAGAAATGCCAGACGAACCATTATCTTTTAAAAACATAATTAATAAAGAATTTAAAGAATCGTTACAGGTGGAAGGTTCTCACCTTAAGAACTCTTATCGAGAATTTAAAAAATTGGTCTACTGCTTTATTCCAGAAAAGCATTTTTTCTATCGTTTGTACCGTTCCTATAAAGCACAAATTAAGTCATTAGAAAACCTCTATGCTGAAGAAACCCTTCATGAGGTAGGCATTCATGCTTTGAAAGCGATGTTCTCTGCCATGAAGGTGAAAGAAGTACATAATCCTGTTGGTTATTTTAGTCGAGTGGTGAAACAAAAGTTAGATGATTTATATTTGGAGTCTTTGAGGGAAATGGAGGAGTCTGTAAATCCCTGCATTATGTAACTTTGTTCTTAAGAGATTACTGTAACTATGGTAGCAGATGAAGACTGCTACTATGCCAGTCTATAAAAGGAACAAAAGGGCGATGTTGCTGTAAGTATGTCATTATGCTTTGCAAATAGGAGAAAGGGGCCTGTGTTTCCCCCCCTAAATCAAAAGTGTTTCTAGTTCTTTAAGTAATATATTACATAGATATAATAAAACTTACTTGAGGTCACAAAATGTAAATAAATGTATTTATCGGGATTGTTAAGTGCGGAAAGAGGAAAATTTTCCTCTGATATAAGTGATTTTTAATAAAACAAGAAAATTTTTCGAAAAAATCCTTTACTTCTATATCTCAGTAAATTAGAATCGCTTATAAGAAAACGCTAACAAAAAAGGAGGAAGGAAAATGCAGCAGGTTAAAGATAAAATTACTGATTTTGAAATGGATTTCTTTAGTTTAGAAGGTAAAGTTGCGATGGTAACGGGAGGAAATTCAGGGTTAGGACAAGGATTCGCACTTGCGCTTGCGAAAGCAGGAGCAGACATATTCGCAGTAAGTATGAATGAAGATAATGACGAGACAAAAAACTTAATTGAAGCGGAAGGAGTAAACTATCATCTATCGATTGCTGATCTTACCGAGGATGGTGTTTGCAAGCAACTCGTTGATGAATGCATAGAGGTTTTTGGTAAGATTGATATTTTAATCAATAACGCAGGGATAAATATTATAGAGCCAGATGTTACAAAGTTTACTAGACCTCAGTGGGATAAGATGGTTTCGGTTAATTTAACAGCACCTTTTGAATTAGCTCATGAAGTCTCTAAACATATGATTCCTCAGCGAAGCGGTAAAATTATCAACACATGTTCCTTGTTTTCCTTCCTAGGAGGTCAATCAGGTCCAGCGTACGCTGCAACAAAGCACGGCTTAGCAGGCTTTACAAAAACGTATTGTGATGAACTAGGTCAGTTTAATATTCAAGTTAACGGTATAGCACCAGGTTACTTTGCAACAGAACTTTCGGCGAAAACCAGAGCTGATCCTGTTTCCAATCAAAGAATTTTAGACCACATCCCAGCAAATAGATGGGGAAATATTCTCGATTTAATGGGAACAATGGTGTTCTTATCATCCGATGCATCCAATTATGTTAATGGAACGCTTATAACTGTAGATGGTGGTTATCTAGTTCGATAGAAAAAACTATTAAATATGGAGGAGATTATTGTATGGACGCACAGACATTTGAAGGATTAAAGTCGATTATTTCAGAGGAACAAATCGTAACGAATAAGGAAGCCTTATATGATGCAACGGTCGATCGGTATAAAAAATATGCGAAAGTAAAAAATGCTCTGGATGTACCATCCCCAGTTTCCATCGTATATCCATACTCAACGGAGGAAGTAAAATCAATTCTAGCTTTTTGTAACGAGAACAATATCAACGTTATTTCTAGAAGTGGTAAAACAGGAACGGAAGGCGGATTAGAAAACTGGAAAGAGAAGTCAATTGTAGTAGACGGATCAAAGATGAACAATATTGTAAAATTAGATCCCTACAATATGCAAGCAACTGTTCAAACGGGGGTAGTATTACAAGATTTGGAAGACGAGTTGCGTAAATTAGGTTATACAACAGGACACTCTCCACAATCTAAACCTGTAGCACAAATGGGTGGATTGGTAGCCACCAGAAGTATTGGCCAATTTTCAACTTTATATGGGGCAATTGAAGATATGGTAGTTGGTCTGGAATGTGTATTTCCAGATGGGCAAATCTCTAAAATAAAGAACGTACCTAGACGATCTGGCGGTCCTGATATTCGCCATATTGCAATTGGAAATGAAGGAACCTTATGTTACATCACGGAAGTAACCGTGAAGATATTCAAATTCTATCCTGAAAATAACACATTTTATGGTTACTTAGTGGACGATATGGACTCAGGTCTCCAGATGCTTAGAGAGGTTATTGTAAATGGATTTAGACCTTCTGTTTCCCGGTTGTATTCAGAAGAGGATGCCAGACAACATTTTAGCCATTTTTATAAAGGAAAATGTGTCTTGATTTTCATGGTAGAAGGTCCAGAGGGAATTGTTAAAGCAACAAATGAGGCTATTGAGCAATCTGTAGATAAGTTCAGGTCTAGTGTTGTGGAAAAAGTAGATTCCTCCTTAATAGAAGAGTGGTTCAATAACTTAAATTGGGGCCAAGACAGGATAGATAAAGAGATCCAAGACATGATTGAAAATGATACCCATGATGGATATACCACAGAGGTTTCTGCTGATTGGGAAAACATTATTAAAATTTATAACAATGTTATGCATAGGATTAAAAATGAATTTGATCGAGTGGATGATTTAACGATGCTAGGTGGTCACTCCTCCCATAGTTATATTAACGGGACAAACATGTATTTCGTTTACAACTATACGATTAACTGTGCACCAGAGGATGAACTGCAAACCTATCACCATCCAATTCATGAAATTATTATCGAAGAAACATTAAAGTTAGGCGGTTCCATGTGCCACCACCATGGTATAGGAAAATATCGTTCAGAATGGACAAAAGAAGAGCATGGTTCTGCGTATTACATGCTAGAGAAATTGAAAGAAGCCTTTGATCCAAAAGGAATCATGAGTCACGGAACTATCTTCCCTAAGAAAGAAGAAATCGAGAAGTACATCAGAGATTAAATAAGGTAGCAACTATTAACTGAAACACTTATTGATTATCCCATAGAACCATATGAACGGAAGCTATTAATCTATGGAAATGCCTCCTTGGTGACAGAAGAATGAAAAATTCATTACATCTATTCCAGGGAGGCTCTAAATACAATACAAAAGCGAAGGGCAAGGTTATTAATTATATGATGAATAAAAGCTATATCATTGGAATTGATAATGGATCCCAGAGTACAAAAATAATCATCTTTGACATGGAAGGTAATGAAGTTGCTTTTGGTTCTTGTCCATTAAGAGACCCACTAACTCCCGAACCAGGAGTAGTTGTCCACCCAGATGATGACTTATGGGATAGTGTTTATACTGCTATGGAAAATTGCTTAGATAACTTCGAAGGTGATCCACAAGATATTAAAGGGATTGGATTATGCTCCATACGAAGCTGTCGAGTATTGCTCAAAGAAGATGGTTCATTAGCTCATCCAGTTATAAGTTGGATGGACGTTAGGTTGTCGGAAGCTTATAAGCACGAAGATGATCAGGTAAGCTATGTAACCACAACCTCAGGCTATTTAGGATTAAAGTTAACTGGTGAATTCAATGATACTGCAGGCAACTATGAAGTATCCTATTGGCCGTTAGATCGTAAAACACTAGATTGGACGGAAGATGACACCGTGATAGAAGCCAATGGTTTAAAGAGAGAAATGCTCTTTAATCTTGTGAAACCTGGTGAAAAACTAGGGTCTATTCGGAAGGAATTAGCAAATCATTTTGGTCTGAAGGAAGGCATACCTGTAGTAGCCACGGCGAATGATAAAGCCGTTGAGGTACTAGGTTCAGGTATTAAAGAAGAGAATTCCTGTATGATTTCATTAGGCACATTCATTTCTTCTATGATTTTACGAGAAAAGGATTATGAAAGCGCTAACAATTTTTTCCCGACTCTTTCTGCCATACCATTTAGGTACGTATATGAATCGAGTGGAATAAGAAGAGGGATGTGGACGGTTAGTTGGTTTAAGAAATTAATAGGGGAAGAGTTAGTAAAAAATGCATCAAATTCAGGACTTTCAGAAGAGGAATTTTTAAACCAGAAAGCTGAAGAGGTTCCCGTAGGTAGTGATGGACTTATTACAATCTTGGATTGGTTAACTAGTCCTGATACACCTTATCGTAAAGGTCTAATGATCGGCTTTGATGAACGACACACGAAGTATCATATCTATCGCTCTATTTTAGAAGCAATAGCGTTTAATATCAAAAACAATATAGATGAGATGTTAAATGAGATTGGATCAGAAATAAATGAGGTTGTTGTTACCGGTGGAGGAGCAAAGAGCGATGTAATTATGCAAATCATCTCAGATTTGTTTGGTTTGCCAGTACATCGCCGAAAAGGAAATAGTAGTGCATGCTTAGGCGCAGCTATTAGTGTATGTAATTATCTGGATATTTACCGTGATTTTTCTGAGGCTATCGATAACATGGTGGAAACAGATGCAACATTTACACCAGATGCAAATAACCACGCTTTTTATAACGAAATAAATAATAACGTTGTGAAGCACGTAAGGACGTACACGGATGAGATTCTGAAACTTTCGTATCCAATATTTAATAGGGAAGAGTGATAGTAATGCGTACAAATGATGTAAAAAGGTACTTTCAATTTGCTCTGATTGTTTTAGCAGGTGGCTCTATTTTTCCGCTTATTTATTTAAGAACAAACTACCAGGAAACGATTCTTGATGTATTTGGGATCACGTTACCTCAGTTAAATATTATCTTATCTGCGTTAGGAATTGCATATGTTGTTGGTTATTTCCCTAGTGGTTGGCTAGCCGATAGATTTTCAGCAAAGAAGTTACTTTCCATATCTCTTCTTGGTGTAGGATTAGGAGGAATTTGGTTTGCACAAGTTCCTAGCTATCCATACATGATAGCCATATTCTGCGTGTGGGGAATATTTTCTGTATTAACGTTTTGGTCGGCGCATATAAAGCTAGTTAAGCTAATTTCTAAAAAAGAAGAAGAAGGTAGACTCTTTGGTATTTTAGATGGTGGTAAAGGAGTGGTAGAAGCAGTATTAGCTAGTATTGCTGTAGCCATTTTCTCCGCAGTACTTGGATCAAGCACTGCAATTGGAGATAAAACAGATGCGCTTGTATCCGTTATTTATATGTATTCCTTAGTGTTAATTGTAGTTTCGATATTAATCATGATATTTGTAAATGTCGATGAACCTTCAGCTGAAGAAACGGTCAATGAAAATGAAGGAAAGAAAAAATCAAACGTAAGTCTAGAGGCATTCAAAAAGGTATTTGCTAACAGACTTGTAATACTACTTGGTTTTATCATTTTTATGGCCTATATAGTAGCATGGACGGTTTATTACGTAGGAGGGTTTTTACAGACGAATATTGGCATATCTGCTTCGGCCGTAGGAACTGTTACTGTAGTGATGCTTTGGATGAGACCTATTGGTGGTACTCTGGGTGGATTTTTAGGAGATAAATTTGGCAAAAGCTTTATTTTAACAATCTCCTTAATCCTTGCGACTGTTGCGTTATTTGTTACAGCATTGCTACCTTCTGGACTACCTCATATGTACTTCTATATATTGATCCTTTTAATCGGATTAGGGGTATATTCCATTAGAGGCCTATATTGGTCGCTTCTTGGAGACTGTAATATAGATAAGGAAGTACTTGGACTTTCTATAGGATTTGTTTCTCTAATTGGATATTTACCAGATATAGTGCTACCACTTGTTGTGAGTGGATTGATGAGTACCTTTGGGGATTCTGGTGGATATAATGCATACTTTATCTTTAGTGGTGTAGCAGGAATAGCAGCTATTATTTTCACAGTGATGTTTGGTATTAAAACGAAAAAGAACATGACAGTTACTCAAGAAGATGAAACCGCTTCCTTATAAGTATCGTGGTCGTTACATTTCGGTTTATAGGGTATAATATGCTAGTATAAAAGTTGTAGAAAAGTTAAATATGGTTTCAGTATTACCTTAAATGACACAAAGGTAAGGGTAGGTAAATGTTAAGTCTAAGTACAGGAAATTTAACCCAATTAGAAAAGAAAATACATGGTATATTGTCAGAAGAAATCACTACCAACAGTGAATTGAAAATTCTTGAGGCTGCAACATTGTGTCAGGTGTCATCATCGAAAATTTCAAAGCTCGTTCGTAAATTAGGTTTTGAAAATTTCAAGCAATACAAGTTGTATTTCAGTGGGCAAGCAGCTGATTTAGAAGTCAAAAAAAGATCCAGTGAAATCGAACGTTTGATCCAATTTTTAGAGGATTTTGATCAAAAAATGGTGGATAATTTTATTACTGTATTTAATAAATACAATAAAGTTATTCTATTTGGCTTAGGTCCCTCCCATATTAGTACGGAATATTTCGCGTATAAGCTTGCTACTGTAACAGATAAAAATATTTTCTCATCTCATGATGAAAATTATGTAAAACGCTTAGCAGATGAAGACACATTACTTATTGTATTCTCGGTAACAGGAACCTTTTCTTCATTTGAAAACTTATTCACTTCAGCTAAGATGAAGGGTTCTGGAATTATGTTGGTCTTAGAAGAACATATTAATACTCGAGATTCTAAGGCAGACTACATTTTTCACTTATCCAAATATAATCAAAGTGATAGCTTACAGGCCTTCGAAAAAACACGCACAGTATTCTTTATCTTTATGGAAGAGATTGTTGCAAAATTAGAACAACAGATATAGTAGATATAATAGTAATAAGATTTCCATCTTACCTATGATTATCCTATGGTTTTATCTCCAGCATATTGATTGCCGTCAAAACCATAGGGTAATTATTTTTTGGAAAAGTTATTCCCCTTAGCGTCTGACTCTCGCTATCTTGTATGTTGAATTTGCATTTTGTTTTGTTTTTTACTAGTTGAGTATTACAAAACATAGGGACGGTTCTCATGTTTGTTTATTACTTTACAAACACACATAATACCCTAAATCTCGCAATACCAGGTCCCCTGGCAAGAGGTAATCCATAATACGAATACGTGAAAAATGCTGAGTTTATTGGAGCACTGGTGCCTGAGAAGCATCATGATGAGGTGTTTTATGGGAATGCGAAGAAGCTATTTCCGAAGATTGATTATTTAATATAAAGTAAAAACGAGCTTACTTACGGGTAGGTTCGTTTTTACAAAGGATTTCTTGGCATATTCTACAGTTTAAGGGACGTCATACAATAAAAGGTTTATCACCTCTATTGGGTAAAACTCATATGTTAATGAGAGGTGATGAACATGGCGACGAGTAATGCAATTATTTATGTAGGGCAACTGGGTGCTGATACTTTCACCCAATCATTAAATGGTGTTCTGTACACAGAAGATCAAATTGGCTTTATGGCTGACCGAATTTTATGGACTCAAGGTCAAATCGGTGAAATGGCAGACAGAATTGTTTATGTTATTGAATTATCCCAGTTTAATACGATAAAAGCGATGTATATGGTTATGTCTATATCATTTCTTGGCTTTGACTCTACAATGAATAATATGTCAAAATACGCGATTACAGTTGACCCAGTAAATTATATTCCTTGGCTGTAATCATGAAGATTCACAATCTGCAGTTATCATTCTGCAGATTGTGATTTAATTCTTACAGTGTCCATTCATCCGAGGTACTCAATTTTTGTATCAATTCTTCCGGCTCTCCTGTATTTCCGTTTATTAGAAAGGTTTTGGTCAGGTAGTCTGTCGAAACTTCTACTTTCCAAAGGGGTAAGTGAGTTTGGTTGATTTCTTTGATTTCATATCTAGGTTTTTTTAATACATAACTTCGGTTAATTTGTTTATCCTGAACATCATAAATGTATTTGTTTAGTTCTTCTTTTGTGATGGTTGGCTGCTTTATACTCGAATTAGATACAGCTTTTGACACTAAAGGTGGAACACTTGATAGCAATCCTCGATAACCTGAAATCCCATCGATAAAGGCTAAATTAGGTTTTACTTTTGGAGAGAAAGGTTTCCTATCTGCTATAACAAGCATCCTTACAGTCCACATTGGATAATAGATTTTTTCTATATCTATTATTCCTTGTTTTAGTACCTCTGGATTGAGATGACGGTTCCATTTTAATGAGGGTTTTAAGCTTTTATACATGTGTTCCGGTAAATCTTGTTCTTTTATCTGTTCGTTTCCTAACACGCTGACTTCCATTTTTTCACCTTCTTAAGCCTGTACATTTGTATGATAATGATCTACTTGTAATTGTGTATCTTTTGATGGCGCTTGAGTCAATAAGCTAACACCAATTGTTAAGATAGCAGAAACAGGCGCAGAGACTAGGTGTTCTGAAACTAGTGCGAATGGAAGCATAGCCATAATAATAAAAGTAACCGTTCCTCCAACCATTCCAGCTAAAGCTCCTGCTGTGTTTGCACGTTTCCACCATAAACCAAGAACAAGGGGGAAGCCGAATGCAGATAACATAGCGCCACTTACCCATCCGACCATAACTGCTATTAATTGGGGAGGGTCTATAGCGAAAATAATACCTACAATACTAGCAAGAATCATCACTACAAATCCCATGCGAGTTACGGTTTTTTCAGTAGCATTTTTGTTTATGTGCTCTTTGTAAATATCATGAGAAATTCCGGCAGCTACAGCTAGAAGCATAGCATCTGCAGATGACATGATGGCAGCTAGCAATCCTGAAAGCATAACCCCGGCTAATATTGGAGGCATGTAATGTTCAATCACCTTTATAAATATCATATCCTGGTTACTTAAGGATTCTACAATACCTAGGCTCGCTCCAGCAGAAGCGATGAAAAAGCCAAAGATAAAAACGGTAACATAAAGTAAGCAGGCACCTAATGCAGACCTACGAGCAGTTTTTGCATCCTTTGCAGCAAAGTTCCTCATTACAGCAGAAGGGGAAACCACGCCAAACCATAAAAAAGCAATAAATAAACCAAAATAGGACATCCAAGGTTGAGTTACGGAACCGAACTGTGGATCAACATCTAGAGCATCTTGGATTAATGTACCCATTCCGCCATGATCCATTAAGATAATGATGGTTAGGATAAACATTCCAATCACCATAACAGCACCTTGAATTAAATCTGTATATGTAATCGCCCACATACCACCTAAAGCGGCATATAAGGTAAAACCTATTCCTAATACAATGACCGCAGTTACATAATCAATACCTAAAACATAAGATCCAATTAGACCTGAAGCTGTCAGTTGAGGAATCATATAGAATGTCATGCAAAATACCACAATTATAGCAGATACAATTTGTACTGACTTGCCGTATCTATGCTTGAAAAATTCAGGAAGTGTTTTAACTCCAGATCTTCTGATTTGTCCTGAAATTAGAAACATAGCAAAAGAAGGGATGGCAACTGCGCCAAATCCATACGCTAATAGAAATGGAACTCCCAGAGCTACTCCAGAACCAACCGCCCCCATTAATGAACTTGAGCTTGCCACAGCCGCAAAAAAGGCAAATGATCCTACGAAACTATTTATTTTACTACCAGCTGTCCAATAGTCTCCTTCAGAGGAATGGGCTCTTTTTGCGAAAAATATTCCAATAATAGTCATAATAACTAAATATATTCCAAGTATTGTTGCTTCCATTATTTGCACCGTTCTTCACTCCCTTTTATCAGATTAATGTCTTTCTTTTTTCTCCATCCAGATGACGTATATAATGGTTAAAGTTAGCCAGATAAAAAAGCAGGCAAACATCCCCCAACCTACTAGGGAGATCCCTGCGATAAAGGTTTCAGTTGGCCACCAAATAAAAAACAATAGTGCTATGGTAGATAATATAGTTACCATAACAATTCCAGGATCTTTCCATTTCTGTTTTGTTAAATTTTTCATTTGTAATTCTTCTCTCTTTCCTACTTATATAGCTTTTCATAAATAGACTTAGTTACTATTAAGTCAAAAATGGCTGCTCCAACTGATTTAAATAGAATTGTCTTATTTTCTGGGGAGCTTGGAAAATGCTCTTCTGTAATAATTGTTTCCAGGTTTAATGATTCTTCTAAGTTAGGTTTTAAGTCTTTTGCACGTATCATATCTCCAGATTCATGGAGTGCTGAATTAAAATCAACATACACTTCATCCGCTTCCTGCAATACTTGATCCGTAATTTCTTGCATATCAGGTCTAAACGATCCAACTCCTACTATTAACTTTCCCTTCCAGTCTAAGGGGCTGAGTTCAGGCAAAACAGGTTGTGGAGATGTTGTAGCTGTCACGATAATATCTGACTGTTTGACCAAATCTTCTATGGAAGAGACATGAAAATGAACGTTTGGGAACTCTTTTTCTGCTTTTAATTTAAATTGATCTGCTTTTTCTTTTGTTCGGTTAAAGATATGAACTTCCTCAATATCTCTTGCGACCATAGCCGACTGCATATGACTCCAACCTTGAGTTCCAGTTCCAATTATCCCAAGAGTTTTAGCATCGTTTTTTGCGAGATATTTCATTCCAAGCCCTCCTAATGCTCCTGTACGAAGGGAAGTAATAGCGATTCCATCACACATGAACAAAGGAACCATAGTTTCTCGGTCATAAAGAATCATAAGACTATGGATTGTATCTTTTCCCTTACTAGAGTTATTAGGAGCTACTCCTACTAATTTTGTAGAATAATAGTTTCCATAAAAAGCAGGCATTAGCAAAGCGGTATTTTTTCCATCCTCAACATGCATGCGATCAGGAGATATGTAAGAGTCCTCCTTGTAATTGTGAAAGTCTTCGATTGACTTCATGGCTTCTTTCATTGAATATCCCTTATTAATATCATTTGCTGAAATAACTTCCATTTGGTATGCTCCTTTCTATCACTGAAAATATTAGCAGATTATTTAGAATTGTTAAACAATTCAAACATTTTGTTGTTATGTCCAAATTTAGCTTTATTTCAGTGTTTATAAGCACTGTTGTGTAGTAAGCACAAATATTTTTTGTAATTTTGTGATTGAAACACAATGCTTGATGTAAGAAATAAAAGCATGTGTATTGTTCTTATAATGATATGGGTACCCCCAAAGTAGTTGAAGTGGCATTTATATGGATTTTTGATTTTCTTTATTAACTTTTGCAGTCCCCTTTTTATATTTTCCTTTCCATCTTTTCGTAATTAATACAAAAAAAGAAGCAGGCTCCCAGTAAGGGATTCCTGCTTCTTTTTCATTTTGGCTATGTTAAAGCTTGTTGTTGATATAGCGAAAGGAGATTTACAGACTTCGTTCTTATTCGATAAACGCACCATTATATTGAAGACTCAAAATCGAGATATTTGGGATAGTGGAAATGTTGAGTGGGCTGGAATTAGCTCGCTTTCCCTTCATCTACACGATAGCAAAGGTGGTCGG
The sequence above is drawn from the Pontibacillus yanchengensis genome and encodes:
- a CDS encoding helix-turn-helix domain-containing protein, whose amino-acid sequence is MAYLKNDTIADLIGRSRRTVIRVLNKLVEYSIITRIENMRPNRGGNGANLYIINPSVTRNVSRGQEAKKAEASTDLATEMPDEPLSFKNIINKEFKESLQVEGSHLKNSYREFKKLVYCFIPEKHFFYRLYRSYKAQIKSLENLYAEETLHEVGIHALKAMFSAMKVKEVHNPVGYFSRVVKQKLDDLYLESLREMEESVNPCIM
- a CDS encoding SDR family oxidoreductase, translating into MQQVKDKITDFEMDFFSLEGKVAMVTGGNSGLGQGFALALAKAGADIFAVSMNEDNDETKNLIEAEGVNYHLSIADLTEDGVCKQLVDECIEVFGKIDILINNAGINIIEPDVTKFTRPQWDKMVSVNLTAPFELAHEVSKHMIPQRSGKIINTCSLFSFLGGQSGPAYAATKHGLAGFTKTYCDELGQFNIQVNGIAPGYFATELSAKTRADPVSNQRILDHIPANRWGNILDLMGTMVFLSSDASNYVNGTLITVDGGYLVR
- a CDS encoding FAD-binding oxidoreductase, with translation MDAQTFEGLKSIISEEQIVTNKEALYDATVDRYKKYAKVKNALDVPSPVSIVYPYSTEEVKSILAFCNENNINVISRSGKTGTEGGLENWKEKSIVVDGSKMNNIVKLDPYNMQATVQTGVVLQDLEDELRKLGYTTGHSPQSKPVAQMGGLVATRSIGQFSTLYGAIEDMVVGLECVFPDGQISKIKNVPRRSGGPDIRHIAIGNEGTLCYITEVTVKIFKFYPENNTFYGYLVDDMDSGLQMLREVIVNGFRPSVSRLYSEEDARQHFSHFYKGKCVLIFMVEGPEGIVKATNEAIEQSVDKFRSSVVEKVDSSLIEEWFNNLNWGQDRIDKEIQDMIENDTHDGYTTEVSADWENIIKIYNNVMHRIKNEFDRVDDLTMLGGHSSHSYINGTNMYFVYNYTINCAPEDELQTYHHPIHEIIIEETLKLGGSMCHHHGIGKYRSEWTKEEHGSAYYMLEKLKEAFDPKGIMSHGTIFPKKEEIEKYIRD
- a CDS encoding FGGY-family carbohydrate kinase — translated: MKNSLHLFQGGSKYNTKAKGKVINYMMNKSYIIGIDNGSQSTKIIIFDMEGNEVAFGSCPLRDPLTPEPGVVVHPDDDLWDSVYTAMENCLDNFEGDPQDIKGIGLCSIRSCRVLLKEDGSLAHPVISWMDVRLSEAYKHEDDQVSYVTTTSGYLGLKLTGEFNDTAGNYEVSYWPLDRKTLDWTEDDTVIEANGLKREMLFNLVKPGEKLGSIRKELANHFGLKEGIPVVATANDKAVEVLGSGIKEENSCMISLGTFISSMILREKDYESANNFFPTLSAIPFRYVYESSGIRRGMWTVSWFKKLIGEELVKNASNSGLSEEEFLNQKAEEVPVGSDGLITILDWLTSPDTPYRKGLMIGFDERHTKYHIYRSILEAIAFNIKNNIDEMLNEIGSEINEVVVTGGGAKSDVIMQIISDLFGLPVHRRKGNSSACLGAAISVCNYLDIYRDFSEAIDNMVETDATFTPDANNHAFYNEINNNVVKHVRTYTDEILKLSYPIFNREE
- a CDS encoding MFS transporter, whose translation is MRTNDVKRYFQFALIVLAGGSIFPLIYLRTNYQETILDVFGITLPQLNIILSALGIAYVVGYFPSGWLADRFSAKKLLSISLLGVGLGGIWFAQVPSYPYMIAIFCVWGIFSVLTFWSAHIKLVKLISKKEEEGRLFGILDGGKGVVEAVLASIAVAIFSAVLGSSTAIGDKTDALVSVIYMYSLVLIVVSILIMIFVNVDEPSAEETVNENEGKKKSNVSLEAFKKVFANRLVILLGFIIFMAYIVAWTVYYVGGFLQTNIGISASAVGTVTVVMLWMRPIGGTLGGFLGDKFGKSFILTISLILATVALFVTALLPSGLPHMYFYILILLIGLGVYSIRGLYWSLLGDCNIDKEVLGLSIGFVSLIGYLPDIVLPLVVSGLMSTFGDSGGYNAYFIFSGVAGIAAIIFTVMFGIKTKKNMTVTQEDETASL
- a CDS encoding MurR/RpiR family transcriptional regulator, which gives rise to MLSLSTGNLTQLEKKIHGILSEEITTNSELKILEAATLCQVSSSKISKLVRKLGFENFKQYKLYFSGQAADLEVKKRSSEIERLIQFLEDFDQKMVDNFITVFNKYNKVILFGLGPSHISTEYFAYKLATVTDKNIFSSHDENYVKRLADEDTLLIVFSVTGTFSSFENLFTSAKMKGSGIMLVLEEHINTRDSKADYIFHLSKYNQSDSLQAFEKTRTVFFIFMEEIVAKLEQQI
- a CDS encoding sodium:solute symporter family protein, which encodes MEATILGIYLVIMTIIGIFFAKRAHSSEGDYWTAGSKINSFVGSFAFFAAVASSSSLMGAVGSGVALGVPFLLAYGFGAVAIPSFAMFLISGQIRRSGVKTLPEFFKHRYGKSVQIVSAIIVVFCMTFYMIPQLTASGLIGSYVLGIDYVTAVIVLGIGFTLYAALGGMWAITYTDLIQGAVMVIGMFILTIIILMDHGGMGTLIQDALDVDPQFGSVTQPWMSYFGLFIAFLWFGVVSPSAVMRNFAAKDAKTARRSALGACLLYVTVFIFGFFIASAGASLGIVESLSNQDMIFIKVIEHYMPPILAGVMLSGLLAAIMSSADAMLLAVAAGISHDIYKEHINKNATEKTVTRMGFVVMILASIVGIIFAIDPPQLIAVMVGWVSGAMLSAFGFPLVLGLWWKRANTAGALAGMVGGTVTFIIMAMLPFALVSEHLVSAPVSAILTIGVSLLTQAPSKDTQLQVDHYHTNVQA
- a CDS encoding ornithine cyclodeaminase family protein yields the protein MEVISANDINKGYSMKEAMKSIEDFHNYKEDSYISPDRMHVEDGKNTALLMPAFYGNYYSTKLVGVAPNNSSKGKDTIHSLMILYDRETMVPLFMCDGIAITSLRTGALGGLGMKYLAKNDAKTLGIIGTGTQGWSHMQSAMVARDIEEVHIFNRTKEKADQFKLKAEKEFPNVHFHVSSIEDLVKQSDIIVTATTSPQPVLPELSPLDWKGKLIVGVGSFRPDMQEITDQVLQEADEVYVDFNSALHESGDMIRAKDLKPNLEESLNLETIITEEHFPSSPENKTILFKSVGAAIFDLIVTKSIYEKLYK